One Phycisphaerae bacterium RAS2 DNA window includes the following coding sequences:
- a CDS encoding lipoprotein NlpI, which translates to MARLPGGSACLEFYRPFYHVPFAQSADAGRECAGVPRPVSCCIVRGAMTRRTRRNSPHTHSNPRTDRAATTNTEQAAHDSLPGRISTPVAYFLLGFAALIAYLPSFRAAFLFDDAAEITQNDTITSLKPLSRFFDNNTRPAASLSFALNYAVGGFDPIGYHVVNFFIHLLAGLTLFAILRRVLRMIDPDNPANPAPPPASDSVLAFVIALLWIVHPLQTQAVTYIVQRTESLAAWFCLIAFYSFLRASTARDESTPVPTSRFAWAFVAAGACALGMATKQTALVMPIILFLFDWIVLNHRRGFHLARRWPLHLLIAATWIVPLVNGTIGAAVGSDPHAATGFAFKGISPFDYLKTQAGVILHYLRLTIWPHPLCLDYAWPIARTPMQFVPQGLVILALLGTAAALSVRRNLLGFALVAFFVLLAPTSSFIPIKDVIFEHRMYLPLAPIIAILVVGADWVTRHRWRRARMPIAILAAASLMTLTFLRNRDYRDPVTMWTDVASKQPANARAFNNLGNALSLAGRNDDARRAFDAALRLDPNHADAAYNLGRLLHDAGRIPDAIALYRRAQSAAPHEIESSIQLGNALTDQNDLAGAAAEFERAIAAVIRRTPRLLVARAHFNLANTRARQNRIEDAATHYAAALDAKPDYAPAHRGLGWVAEQQGRIDDAIGHYQAALAIDPADTQARTSLDSLTTRPAAGRSPLP; encoded by the coding sequence ATGGCTCGCCTCCCCGGCGGGTCGGCCTGCCTCGAATTCTATCGACCATTCTATCACGTTCCGTTTGCGCAATCGGCCGATGCCGGACGTGAGTGCGCCGGGGTGCCTCGACCCGTTTCCTGCTGTATCGTACGCGGCGCCATGACGCGTCGCACCCGTCGAAACTCGCCCCACACACATTCGAACCCACGGACAGACCGCGCCGCGACAACTAACACAGAACAGGCGGCGCACGATTCCCTGCCGGGCCGCATCTCAACACCCGTCGCGTACTTTCTACTGGGCTTCGCCGCCCTCATTGCCTACCTGCCGAGCTTTCGCGCCGCGTTTCTCTTTGACGACGCCGCGGAGATCACGCAAAACGACACGATTACTTCGCTGAAGCCCCTCTCGCGCTTCTTCGACAACAACACGCGGCCGGCAGCCTCCCTTTCGTTCGCTTTGAACTACGCCGTCGGCGGCTTCGACCCGATCGGCTACCACGTTGTCAATTTCTTCATACACCTTCTGGCGGGCCTGACGCTCTTCGCCATCCTGCGCCGCGTGCTGCGGATGATTGACCCCGACAATCCAGCGAACCCTGCTCCGCCACCCGCAAGCGATTCCGTCCTCGCATTCGTCATCGCCCTTTTGTGGATCGTCCATCCGCTTCAGACGCAGGCGGTCACGTACATCGTGCAGCGGACCGAGTCGCTCGCGGCCTGGTTCTGCCTGATCGCGTTCTATTCATTCCTGCGCGCCTCCACCGCACGCGACGAATCCACACCCGTGCCAACAAGTCGCTTCGCGTGGGCCTTCGTCGCCGCCGGCGCGTGCGCCCTGGGCATGGCCACCAAGCAGACCGCGCTCGTCATGCCGATCATCCTGTTCCTCTTCGATTGGATCGTGTTGAATCATCGGCGGGGGTTTCACCTCGCTCGTCGCTGGCCGTTGCACCTTCTGATCGCCGCGACGTGGATTGTCCCTCTCGTGAATGGCACGATCGGCGCGGCCGTTGGGTCCGACCCGCACGCGGCGACGGGCTTTGCCTTCAAGGGCATTTCACCGTTTGACTATCTCAAGACACAGGCCGGCGTGATTCTCCACTACCTGCGACTGACCATCTGGCCCCACCCGCTCTGCCTCGACTACGCCTGGCCGATCGCGCGCACGCCGATGCAATTCGTGCCGCAGGGGTTGGTCATCCTCGCGCTGCTGGGCACGGCCGCCGCCTTGTCCGTGCGCCGCAATCTTCTCGGTTTTGCCCTGGTCGCGTTCTTTGTCTTGCTGGCGCCGACCTCCAGCTTCATCCCGATCAAGGACGTTATCTTCGAGCATCGCATGTATCTGCCACTTGCGCCGATCATCGCCATCCTGGTCGTCGGCGCCGACTGGGTCACACGCCATCGGTGGCGGCGCGCCCGCATGCCGATTGCAATCCTTGCCGCCGCGTCCCTGATGACTCTGACCTTCCTCCGCAATCGTGACTACCGCGACCCTGTCACCATGTGGACAGACGTCGCCAGTAAGCAGCCGGCAAACGCCCGCGCGTTCAACAACCTCGGAAATGCGTTGAGCCTTGCCGGTCGAAACGACGACGCCCGCCGCGCTTTCGATGCCGCGCTCCGCCTCGATCCAAACCATGCCGACGCTGCCTACAACCTCGGCCGCCTGCTGCACGACGCCGGTCGCATTCCCGACGCGATCGCGCTCTACCGCCGCGCCCAGAGCGCCGCGCCCCACGAAATCGAATCCTCCATTCAGCTTGGAAACGCCCTGACGGACCAGAACGATCTCGCCGGCGCGGCCGCTGAATTCGAACGAGCCATCGCCGCGGTCATTCGGCGCACGCCGCGCCTGCTCGTTGCACGCGCGCACTTCAACCTTGCAAACACCCGCGCCCGCCAGAATCGAATCGAAGACGCGGCAACCCATTACGCCGCCGCCCTCGATGCCAAGCCCGATTACGCCCCAGCCCACCGCGGCCTCGGATGGGTCGCCGAGCAACAGGGCCGGATCGACGACGCCATCGGCCACTACCAGGCCGCGCTCGCAATCGACCCGGCCGACACGCAAGCCCGGACCTCGCTCGATTCGCTCACCACACGACCCGCTGCCGGCCGATCGCCGCTGCCCTGA
- the hutH gene encoding Histidine ammonia-lyase — protein sequence MTSSHALTLDGSPIPFNSLDAALGQPLHVTLAAKATAALSASRDQIDKLIASGATIYGVNTGFGKLCNIRIPHDQLAALQENLLISHAVGVGPPMPDDIVRLMLLFKINALIRGASGVQPACVECLVNMLNADLLPVVPTRGSLGASGDLAPLAHLVLPLIGRGQIRSNGHVLPADQAFAAHGIAPVKLAAKDGLALINGTQFMLAYAAAIAIRAARLARTADIVASMSLEALRGSARPFDDRLMQLRPHPGAAETASNMRKLLARSEILPSHANCDKVQDPYSLRCIPQVHGACRDALRHATEVFEREAGSVTDNPVLVDGEVISGGLFHGEPLAMTLDYLAIALSEWANISERRTYLLLSGHDGLPPLLLKDTGINSGLMIPQYTAAALVNECKLLAAPASTDSIPTSLGQEDHVSMGANSALKCRQSIENAETVLAIELLTAAQALDFRSPLKPGIGPLAAHTAVRRVIPFATADRAFGEDICSATVLVQDRALIGEVEAAAGSLA from the coding sequence ATGACCAGCTCCCATGCCCTGACGCTCGACGGCTCGCCGATTCCCTTTAATTCGCTCGATGCCGCCCTGGGCCAACCGCTCCATGTGACGCTCGCCGCGAAGGCAACCGCGGCGCTCTCCGCCTCGCGCGATCAAATAGACAAGCTCATTGCATCCGGCGCGACGATCTACGGCGTCAACACCGGCTTCGGCAAACTCTGCAACATCCGCATCCCGCACGACCAGCTCGCCGCGCTTCAGGAAAACCTGCTTATCTCGCACGCCGTCGGCGTCGGCCCACCCATGCCCGACGACATCGTTCGCCTCATGCTGCTTTTCAAGATCAACGCCCTGATCCGCGGCGCCAGCGGCGTGCAGCCCGCCTGCGTTGAATGCCTCGTCAACATGCTCAATGCCGACTTGCTGCCTGTCGTGCCCACGCGCGGTTCACTCGGCGCATCGGGCGACCTCGCTCCCCTCGCGCACCTCGTTCTGCCGCTCATCGGCCGGGGGCAGATTCGCTCGAATGGGCACGTCCTCCCCGCGGATCAGGCCTTCGCCGCGCACGGCATCGCCCCCGTCAAACTCGCCGCCAAGGACGGCCTCGCCCTGATTAACGGCACGCAGTTCATGCTTGCCTACGCGGCGGCCATTGCGATTCGCGCGGCGCGACTCGCCAGGACGGCGGACATCGTCGCCAGCATGTCGCTCGAAGCCCTTCGCGGCAGCGCTCGCCCGTTTGATGACCGGCTCATGCAGCTTCGACCGCACCCCGGCGCGGCCGAGACGGCATCAAACATGCGAAAGCTGCTCGCTCGCAGCGAGATTCTCCCGTCTCATGCGAACTGCGACAAAGTGCAGGACCCGTACAGCCTGCGATGCATCCCACAGGTACACGGCGCCTGCCGCGACGCGCTGCGCCATGCGACGGAAGTCTTCGAGCGCGAGGCCGGCTCCGTCACGGACAACCCCGTTCTTGTCGACGGCGAGGTCATCTCCGGAGGGCTCTTTCACGGCGAGCCGCTTGCCATGACCCTCGACTACCTCGCCATCGCCCTTTCGGAATGGGCCAACATCTCCGAGCGACGAACCTATCTCCTGCTCTCCGGCCATGACGGCCTGCCGCCGCTGCTGCTGAAGGACACCGGTATCAACAGCGGCCTGATGATCCCGCAATACACCGCCGCCGCGCTCGTGAATGAATGCAAGCTGCTGGCTGCTCCGGCCTCCACCGACTCGATCCCGACGAGCCTCGGCCAGGAGGACCATGTCAGCATGGGCGCCAACAGCGCGCTGAAGTGCCGACAGTCCATCGAGAACGCCGAGACCGTGCTGGCCATTGAGCTGCTCACCGCCGCGCAGGCGCTGGATTTCCGCTCGCCGCTCAAACCCGGAATCGGCCCGCTCGCGGCGCACACCGCGGTGCGGCGCGTCATCCCCTTTGCGACGGCTGATCGGGCCTTTGGTGAGGACATTTGCAGCGCGACAGTCCTGGTGCAGGATCGAGCGCTGATCGGCGAAGTCGAAGCCGCCGCCGGCTCATTGGCTTGA
- a CDS encoding deoxyhypusine synthase-like protein: MPSKKELLTTPIEHIDITKFDYAKLVGSMEHMAYSSRDLHRAATIYNMMLNDADCGIILCMAGSLVSAGLKKVFADMVRNRMVDCIVSTGANLIDQDFFEGLGFKHYLAPDRFKSGMEDDTLRDLHIDRIYDTFIDEDELRICDDVTKQIFDSLKPRAYSSREMLREFGRYLDKNGKNRDSILLAAFENDVPIFAPAFSDCSAGFGLVAHIAERGGKDHVIWDGGRDFYELTQLKIQCPRTGIFMIGGGVPKNFTQDIVVAAEILGQDVEMHRYAIQVTVADVRDGALSSSTLKEASSWGKVDTAFEQMVYSEATLAVPAIVGYGYGQGAWKKREARRWQKFFEMTPQHA; the protein is encoded by the coding sequence ATGCCATCCAAAAAAGAACTGCTGACCACGCCGATTGAGCACATCGACATCACCAAGTTCGACTACGCCAAACTCGTCGGCTCGATGGAGCACATGGCCTACAGCAGCCGCGATCTGCATCGCGCCGCGACGATCTACAACATGATGCTCAACGACGCCGACTGCGGCATTATTCTGTGCATGGCCGGCTCGCTGGTCTCGGCGGGGTTGAAAAAAGTCTTCGCCGACATGGTGCGCAACCGCATGGTCGATTGCATCGTCAGCACCGGGGCGAATCTGATCGATCAGGACTTCTTCGAAGGGCTGGGCTTCAAGCATTACCTCGCCCCGGATCGCTTCAAGTCGGGCATGGAAGACGACACGCTTCGCGACCTGCACATCGACCGCATCTACGACACCTTCATCGACGAGGACGAGCTGCGCATCTGCGACGATGTCACCAAACAGATCTTCGACAGCCTCAAGCCGCGGGCCTATTCCTCGCGTGAAATGCTCCGCGAGTTCGGCCGCTACCTCGACAAGAACGGCAAGAACCGCGATTCCATCCTGCTCGCGGCGTTCGAGAACGACGTGCCGATTTTCGCTCCGGCGTTTTCCGACTGCTCGGCCGGTTTCGGGCTGGTCGCACACATCGCCGAGCGCGGCGGCAAGGACCACGTCATCTGGGACGGCGGGCGCGACTTTTATGAACTCACTCAACTGAAAATCCAGTGCCCGCGCACCGGCATCTTCATGATCGGCGGCGGCGTGCCCAAGAACTTCACGCAGGACATCGTCGTCGCGGCGGAGATCCTCGGGCAGGATGTCGAAATGCACCGCTACGCGATTCAGGTCACGGTGGCCGACGTGCGCGACGGGGCGCTCTCCAGCAGCACGCTTAAGGAAGCGTCCAGTTGGGGCAAGGTGGACACCGCGTTCGAGCAGATGGTCTATAGCGAAGCGACGCTGGCGGTCCCGGCGATCGTCGGCTACGGCTACGGCCAAGGCGCGTGGAAGAAGCGCGAGGCCCGGCGCTGGCAGAAGTTCTTTGAAATGACGCCGCAACATGCCTGA
- the hldD gene encoding ADP-L-glycero-D-manno-heptose-6-epimerase gives MPDLIVVTGAAGFIGSNLAHRLARDGHDLMLVDREVTPAKAPNLSGLPDSRLRPAGEVLRHDQFLDDLEAGRHAPDAVFHLGACSRTTETNWEFLQEINIRYTQRLWTWCAANKRPLVYASSAATYGDGTMGFNDRTLPSELKPLNLYGKSKNDFDQWALEQVAAGRPAPSRWAGVKFFNVYGPREGHKDRMASVVWHARRQILDTGEVRLFKSNDPAIRDGEQRRDFVFVGDCVDHLIWLWKSPAPSALYNSGTGTPRTFIDLANAVFAALGREPRIRFIDMPPDVAGQYQNFTQADMTRLRETGFNLPPTALEAGVARTLAPAEHS, from the coding sequence ATGCCTGATTTGATCGTCGTCACCGGCGCCGCGGGTTTCATCGGCTCGAACCTCGCGCATCGTTTGGCGCGCGACGGGCACGATTTGATGCTCGTCGATCGTGAGGTTACGCCCGCCAAAGCGCCGAACCTTTCCGGGCTGCCTGATTCGCGCCTCCGCCCCGCCGGTGAAGTGCTGCGACACGATCAGTTTCTTGACGACCTCGAAGCCGGGCGACACGCCCCCGATGCCGTCTTCCATCTCGGCGCGTGCAGCCGTACGACCGAGACAAACTGGGAGTTTCTTCAGGAGATCAACATCCGCTACACACAGCGGCTCTGGACCTGGTGCGCCGCGAACAAGCGTCCACTTGTTTACGCATCCAGCGCCGCGACCTACGGCGACGGCACGATGGGCTTCAACGATCGCACGCTACCCAGCGAGTTGAAGCCGCTCAATCTCTATGGCAAAAGCAAGAACGACTTTGATCAGTGGGCGCTGGAGCAAGTGGCGGCAGGTCGTCCCGCGCCGTCGCGATGGGCCGGCGTCAAGTTCTTCAACGTCTACGGCCCGCGCGAAGGACACAAGGACCGCATGGCCAGCGTCGTCTGGCACGCACGGCGGCAGATTCTCGACACCGGCGAGGTGCGACTGTTCAAATCGAACGATCCCGCGATTCGTGACGGCGAGCAGCGACGCGACTTTGTCTTCGTCGGCGATTGCGTCGATCACCTGATCTGGCTCTGGAAGTCTCCCGCCCCGAGCGCGCTGTACAACTCCGGCACAGGCACACCGCGCACGTTCATCGACCTCGCAAACGCCGTCTTCGCCGCCCTCGGCCGCGAACCGCGCATCCGCTTCATCGACATGCCGCCCGATGTCGCCGGCCAATATCAGAACTTCACCCAGGCCGATATGACGCGCCTGCGCGAGACCGGCTTCAATCTGCCGCCAACCGCGCTGGAAGCCGGGGTCGCGCGAACCCTCGCGCCCGCAGAACACTCGTAA